A genomic region of Nymphaea colorata isolate Beijing-Zhang1983 chromosome 2, ASM883128v2, whole genome shotgun sequence contains the following coding sequences:
- the LOC116249111 gene encoding cationic amino acid transporter 5-like — MDSMGGIHHDGDDVIGSRSYWRWTKADFIPQESFQSCTNYRTALSQTWNRFKDRLLARADELQEVSEIQKHSMNEMKKCLTWWDLTWFGFGSVIGAGIFVLTGQEARQNAGPAIVLSYVVSGLCAMLAVFCYTEFAVEIPLAGGSFAYLRVELGDFVAFIAAANILLENLIRNAAVARAWTSYFATLLNQEPDSLRLHVHGLAKSFTFLDPIAVVVLWIAATIAILSTKRTSVINWFLTVINTLAILLVIAASFWHAKTSNLQPFFPFGAAGVLRAAAITYFAYGGFDNIATMAEETKNPSRDIPLGLVGSVSAITVIYCLMSLSLVMMQNYKEIDPNAAYSIAFDNVGMHWVKVLVALGALKGMTTVLLVGALGQARYTTHIARAHMIPPLFALVHPRTQTPIYATLLVTFFSGIIAFFSSLDILANLLSISVLFIFMMMAIALLVRRYYLRGVTPKASVAKLVFFLFLITGSSIGTSAYWGLCPQGWIGYAITVPLWFLGTLGIAMFLRQQKFPKVWGVPLVPWLPSLSIAMNIFLMGSLDYHSFIRFGVCTVIMLVYYVFFGLHATYDAAHTCKEIYRNCI; from the coding sequence ATGGATTCAATGGGAGGCATTCATCACGATGGTGATGATGTTATTGGGAGCAGAAGCTACTGGAGATGGACTAAGGCTGACTTCATACCACAAGAGTCTTTCCAGAGCTGCACAAACTATAGAACTGCACTCTCACAGACTTGGAACCGATTCAAAGATCGCCTTCTCGCTCGAGCAGATGAGCTCCAGGAAGTATCCGAGATTCAGAAACACAGCATGAATGAGATGAAAAAGTGCCTGACTTGGTGGGATCTCACATGGTTCGGATTTGGTTCAGTTATTGGTGCAGGAATCTTTGTCCTCACTGGCCAAGAAGCTCGTCAGAATGCTGGCCCAGCTATTGTGCTATCATATGTTGTTTCAGGCCTCTGTGCTATGTTGGCTGTCTTCTGTTACACTGAATTTGCAGTCGAAATTCCACTAGCAGGTGGTTCATTTGCGTACCTGCGTGTTGAACTTGGCGATTTTGTAGCCTTCATTGCTGCTGCTAACATATTGTTGGAGAACCTCATCCGCAATGCTGCAGTTGCCCGAGCTTGGACTTCATACTTTGCTACACTGCTGAATCAGGAGCCTGATTCACTGCGCTTACATGTACATGGCCTTGCAAAAAGTTTCACTTTCTTAGACCCCATTGCAGTTGTTGTGCTTTGGATTGCAGCAACAATTGCAATTTTGAGCACTAAGAGAACATCCGTTATCAATTGGTTTCTCACTGTTATAAACACACTTGCTATCCTGCTTGTAATTGCAGCAAGTTTTTGGCATGCTAAGACCTCAAACCTGCAGCCTTTCTTCCCATTCGGAGCTGCTGGAGTGCTAAGAGCAGCAGCCATCACATACTTCGCATATGGTGGATTCGACAACATTGCAACCATGGCCGAAGAGACCAAGAACCCTTCAAGAGACATACCATTAGGCCTGGTTGGTTCTGTGTCTGCCATCACAGTGATATACTGCTTAATGTCCCTGTCTCTGGTTATGATGCAGAATTACAAGGAGATTGATCCTAATGCAGCATACTCTATAGCCTTTGACAATGTGGGGATGCACTGGGTCAAGGTACTTGTTGCACTGGGTGCACTCAAGGGGATGACCACGGTCCTGCTGGTCGGTGCGCTCGGGCAGGCCCGCTACACGACTCATATAGCAAGAGCCCACATGATCCCTCCCCTGTTTGCTTTAGTTCATCCAAGAACTCAAACACCAATCTATGCAACACTGCTAGTGACATTTTTCAGTGGGAttattgctttcttttctaGCTTAGACATCTTGGCCAACCTTCTTTCTATCAGTGTCCTGttcatattcatgatgatgGCCATAGCTCTGCTTGTGAGGAGATACTACTTAAGAGGAGTAACACCTAAAGCCAGTGTGGCCAAGTTGGTGTTCTTTTTGTTCCTTATTACTGGTTCATCAATTGGGACATCAGCTTACTGGGGCCTCTGTCCTCAAGGATGGATTGGCTATGCCATTACTGTTCCACTATGGTTCTTGGGCACATTGGGAATCGCTATGTTCCTAAGACAGCAGAAGTTTCCAAAGGTTTGGGGGGTCCCTTTGGTTCCTTGGTTGCCTTCTCTGTCCATTGCAATGAACATTTTCCTCATGGGTTCTTTGGATTACCACTCATTCATAAGGTTTGGAGTGTGCACTGTGATCATGTTGGTTTACTATGTCTTCTTTGGCCTTCATGCTACTTATGATGCAGCTCATACATGCAAAGAAATATATAGGAATTGCATTTAG